Part of the Aquimarina sp. TRL1 genome, AACAACTATCAATGTATTGGCAGTATTACTGAGAGCAAAGGACATATGGCTTATGATCCTGTTTTTGATATGGTAATTACTTATTTTGAAAACAGGGCGGTTTTCTCTCAGCGTGTTTATACTGAGACTCCTCCTAAAGTTATTACTGCCGAAATTGAATATATGGCATGCAACAATAAGGAATGTCTACCACCTCAATATGAAGACTTAACATTTTACCTATCACATCCTGTAAATCTAAAAAACACAGAACAAAGCGCGTGCTCTGATGAAACACTTATCGCAATTTCATCAAAAGATAAAGAATACCAGCAAGGGATAGCATATGCAAAAAAAACAAACAAACCTATTCTCCTAGATTTTACAGGTTGGGCATGTGTAAATTGTAGAAAAATGGAACAAAATATCTGGACAACTTCTAATATCTTATCCCTATTAAAAAACGAAGTCGTACTTATTTCTCTGTATGTAGATGATAAACGTCCTTTTAAAAACGGAGAACGCGTCCCCTCTAAACTATATCCGGGAAAAACACTTCGGTATAGAGGTCAAAAATGGAGTGAACTACAGGCAATACGATATAAGACTAATTCTCAACCTTTTTATGTATTGATGGATCATCAAGAAAAAAACTAAATCCACCAATAGGATACACTCCTGATCCAAAATATATTATCAGTGGTTACAGGAAGGAATACAAAATTTCGAATAGGATTACTCCTTATTTAAAGTAAAACACTTCTTTACATATACACGAAACATTATATAGGAAGTTGTTCTTAATTCTAGATAAACTTCCAGGTATTTACAGCTCGATTACTGAGCAATTTCAACAATAAAAAAAGAGTTAATCAAAAACATACACTAATGAAATATATTATATACAGTATCTTATTTTTGACCTTAATCAACTGCAATACTAAAACAAAACAGGCAGTTGACAAGGTAATTACAAATGACAAAATTATTATAAAAGGAAATGTAAAAAATGTCACAAA contains:
- a CDS encoding protein-disulfide reductase DsbD domain-containing protein, producing MRLIIFIFFLGCSTFLFAQIHHPVRRDTSIKKDSKNSYLLTAIATIQKGWHTYSLQVPKNGPLPTVFSFNKNNNYQCIGSITESKGHMAYDPVFDMVITYFENRAVFSQRVYTETPPKVITAEIEYMACNNKECLPPQYEDLTFYLSHPVNLKNTEQSACSDETLIAISSKDKEYQQGIAYAKKTNKPILLDFTGWACVNCRKMEQNIWTTSNILSLLKNEVVLISLYVDDKRPFKNGERVPSKLYPGKTLRYRGQKWSELQAIRYKTNSQPFYVLMDHQEKN